In Streptomyces sp. NBC_01231, the sequence CGTCGGTTGCCACGGAAGTTGTTCACCCGGCGAGCCGTGGCGAACAGCGGGATGACCGCCCCCATGACCAGCTGCAGCGCACAGCCCGTCTGAAGCAGCAGCTGTCCGCCCGGCGCGTCGAACGCCCAGGCCGCCAGCAGCCCCATGGACAGCACGATCCACGAGAGCATCGCCACCGCGAGGCGACCCCGCGGCTTCGGGTACTCCACCCGGCTCACCATCAGCCACGCGGTACCCAGGATCGCGAGGAGCGTCGCCACGAAGGGCAGCTCCAGCAGCACGATCGAGACCACCGTCAGCGCCCCGAACGGCGACGGCATGCCCTGGAACGTGCCGTCCTTCACGGTGACGCACGAGAAGCGGGCAAGCCGCAGCACCACCGCCAACAGCACAACGACCGCGCCCACCGCCGCGACCCGCTCATGCGCGTCCCTCGCGACCATGCCGTACACGAGCACGAAGTACGCGGGCGCCAGACCGAAGCTGATCAGATCGGAGAGATTGTCCAGCTCCGCGCCCATCGGCGACGACCGCAGCTTGCGGGCGACGAGGCCGTCGAACAGGTCGAAGACAGCCGCGCACAGCATCAGTATGACGGCCGTGGCAGCGCTGTTGCGGGCCATGCCCGAATCGTCACCCGTGAGGTGCGGGATCAGGATGCCGGTGGTGGTGAAGT encodes:
- the pssA gene encoding CDP-diacylglycerol--serine O-phosphatidyltransferase — translated: MPEADEVDDEEEMPLSLRLSIADTLTLGNATCGFMAVYFTTTGILIPHLTGDDSGMARNSAATAVILMLCAAVFDLFDGLVARKLRSSPMGAELDNLSDLISFGLAPAYFVLVYGMVARDAHERVAAVGAVVVLLAVVLRLARFSCVTVKDGTFQGMPSPFGALTVVSIVLLELPFVATLLAILGTAWLMVSRVEYPKPRGRLAVAMLSWIVLSMGLLAAWAFDAPGGQLLLQTGCALQLVMGAVIPLFATARRVNNFRGNRREARAAQS